CCGCCGCCGCAGCGTTACGGCCTGTCGGGGCTGTGGATCGACCGCGAGCGTGATCGCATTGAAGTGAAGGCGGTCGGCATCGGCAGTCCGGCGGCGCAGGCGGGCGTGGCGGTGGGCGATGTTCTGGTCGACATGCCGTGGGAGGCCGCGCTCGGGATGATCGGCGGACCGCCGGGCAAGGCGGTGACGCTGGTGCTCGATCGCGGCGGCGCGCGGCGCCCGGTCAGTTATACCCTCGCGCCGTACCTCTGATCGACGAGGCGTTGCATCAGCTCGATATAGCGGCCGGTAGCGTGTTCGATCGTGAAGCGCGCGGCGGCGGCGCGGCGGGCGGCGACGATTTCGGCGGGTTCGGTCGAGGCGACCGTGTCCATCGCTGCGCTTAACGCCGCTGCATCGCCGACCGGGACTAGGCTGCCGAGCGTGCCGTGACCAAGCAGATCGGCCATGCTGACGCAGCAATCGGTCGCGACGATCGGTAGCCCAGCGGCGAGCGCTTCGATCACCACCGCCGGTACGCCTTCGAAATCGGACGACAGGACGAAAGCGTCGGCCTGACCCAGCCAGACGTCGAGTGGATCGGTGTGGCCGGGCAGCGCGACCGAATCGACGATGCCGAGGCGGGCGGCCTGCGCTTCGAGTGCGGCGCGTTCGGGGCCTTCGCCGAGGATGTGCAGCGTATCGCCCGGCTGGACGATTCGCGCGAACGCATCGAGCAGCAGCGGGAAATTCTTTTGCGGGGCGAGTCGTCCGATCGCGAGGAAATGGCGGCCTGCGTGGTCGCGCTGCGCGGCGTCGCGCACCCGCGCCAGACGCGCGAGATCGGCATCGGACAGCGCGGGATCCTCGATTACGCTGATGCGATCGTCGGGCACACCGATCAGCGTGGCGATTTCGCCGCGCATCGCCGGGGCCATGCCGACGAAATGGTCGATGTAGCGGCCCTGTATCCGTAGCCAGCGGCGATAGAAGAGGCGCACCAGCCATGGCATGTCGGGGCGGACCAGATCATTGCTGATCTTGGCGAGAATCGGTGGGCACGCGCGGCCCATCGTCAGCCGCAAGAGCACGGCGGGGGCGGTATAGGTGTTGCCCGCGCAGAACAGCAGGTCGATGCGGTCGCGCGCGACGATCGTGGGGAGGCCGCGCACGAGCGCGAGGAGCCGAGAGATGGTGCTGCCGCGGGGCTCGGGCGCGACTTGCGTCATGGCGGGGAGCGGGAAGGGTGGGGCGATTCGCGCATTCGCCAGCACGACCCGCGACTCCACGCCGTGCCGCACAAAAGCGGCGTGTAGCCGTGCGGCGACGCGTTCCACCCCGCCAGGGGCGAAGCTGTAGAGGAAGGTGAGGACGCGCAAGGTCGGAGCGGACATTCTGCCAATCGGGTTCAGGCTGGGATCGGCCAAGGTGCCCATCACGGCAGTGACCATGCCGCAGATGGCGATGAATTCAACCCGAATTCCCCGATCCGCTCGTTTCGTCCGCAGTGGAGAAACCTATGCCGCGCCCGGGACCGGTTTCTCGACTGCGCTCGAAACGATCGGACATCCGGGCCCGGTTGCGGGCGCACCGCCGAGCCGCTAACGGGGCGGCGGGGGCGTAACGTTTGGCGTCTGCCATCGAGCTACTGTCATCAAACTGCAACACAAAAGAGGCATGCGCGTTTCAGCCATGGCAACGACTTTTTCTGCGCTCCCGGAAGCGGTTGAGCGCCCGTCTGGCGGGCCCCGGCTCGACCAACGAATCCACCCGGCAAGCCGCTGGATCTTCCTGACCATCCTTGTGGCGGGACTCGGCTTCGCCGGGTACAGCATCTTCACCGACACTGCGCAGGTGGGCGAAGGCCTCGCTCTGGGTACCTTCGCGTTCCTCGGACTTGCGCTGCTGATCGCGCTGGGCTTCGAATTCGTGAACGGCTTCCACGACACCGCCAATGCGGTCGCGACGGTGATCTATACCAATTCCATGTCGGCCCCGGTCGCGGTGGTGTGGTCGGGCTTCTTCAATTTCCTCGGCGTGATGCTGTCGAGCGGGGCGGTCGCCTATTCGATCATCACGCTGCTGCCGGTCGATCTGATCCTGCACGTTGGCAGCAATGCCGGGTTCGCGATGATCTTTGCCTTGCTGCTGGCGGCGGTGATCTGGAACCTTGGCACGTGGTTCGTAGGGCTTCCCAATTCGTCGAGCCACGCGCTGATCGGGTCGATCCTGGGCGTCGGTTTCGCCAACCAATTGCTGTCGAGTGGTGCCGGCGGCACGTCGGGCGTCGATTGGAGCCAAGCAACCAAGATCCTGACCGGGCTGTGGATGGCCCCGTTGATCGGCTTCGGCGCGTCCTTCCTGCTGCTGCACCTGATGAAGCGGATCGCGCGCGACCCCAAATTGTACAGTGCGCCTGACGCCAATGCGCCGCCGCCGACCGGCATTCGCGCGCTTCTCGTCTTCACCTGCACAGCCGTCAGCTTCGCGCATGGCGGCAATGACGGGCAGAAGGGCATGGGCCTGATCATGCTGATCCTGATCGGCTGCGCGCCGACCGCTTATGCGCTCAACCGCACGATGCCGGAAAGCGCGACCCCGGCCTTTGTGTCGAGCGTGAATGCAGCGGGTGCGGCGTTCGCTGCACACGCCGCGCCGACAATCGGCCCGGTCGATCTCGCGGCGTCGCGCGCGGTGCTGACAAGTGCGCTACAGACGCACCATGCCGATACGCCGCAGGTTTACGGCGCGGTCGACACGCTGTCGCGCGACGTGGCGCAGCGGATCGGCGGCTATGGCTCGCTCGATAAGGTGCCGGCGGCGGCGACGCCCAATCTGCGCAACGACATGTATCTGCTGCTCGACAGCGCGCGGCTCGCGACCAAGGACAAGGAAAAGGCAGCCAAGACCTTTAGCGAGGGCGAACTTGCGTCGATCAAGGCGTATCAAACCAACCTGGAAAAGGGCACGCGCTACATCCCGATTTGGGTGAAGATCACGGTCGCTTTGGCGCTCGGGCTCGGCACGATGGTCGGGTGGCGGCGGATCGTGGTGACCGTCGGCGAGAAGATCGGCAAGGCGCACATGACCTATGGCATGGGTGCCTCGGCCGAGCTGGTCGCGGCGGCGACGATTTTGGGGGCGGAATTCGGCGGCCTTCCGGTGTCGACCACGCATATCCTGTCGTCGGGCGTCGCGGGTGCCTCGGTCGCGAGCGGGGCGGGGCTGCAGCCGCGCACGATCTGGTCGATGGCGCTGGCGTGGGTGCTGACGCTGCCCGCCGCGATGGCGCTGGCGGGCGGGCTGTACTGGCTGTTCCTGACGCTGTCGGGGAGCGTCGGGGGAAGCTGATCTCTCTCAGGCACTCCCCTTCAGGGGAGGGGCTATTAGGTTAGCCCCGCCGTAGCAGCGTGATCCGTGCCTTGCCGTGGACGCGGCTCACGTCCTCGACGAAGCCTGCCACCTCGACCAGCTCTGGCTTGGCGGTCTCGATACTCACCCACGTCGCATCTCCGATCCAGCCGAGCCGGGCGAGCTTGTCGAGCGCGACCGCGCCTGCGCCGCTGGCATAAGGCGGGTCCATCACGATCAGATCGAGCGGATGCGCCGCATGGCCGAGCGCGAGCACGCTTTGCGCGCGCACGTCGGCGCCGATTTCCTTCGCGCCGCCCAATTTGGTGATGTTGGTGCGCAGCGCATCAAGCGCGGGCTTGTCCTGTTCGACGAAGATGCACGACTTGGCCCCGCGCGACAGCGCCTCGAGCCCGAGCGCGCCCGATCCAGCGAACAGGTCGGCGACGGCGAGATCCTCGAAACTGCCGATGCGGCTGGCGAGCATCGAAAACAACGCCTCGCGCACGCGGTCAGCGGTCGGGCGAGTCGCGTCGCCCTTTGGTGCCACCAGCGGGCGGCCGCGCCATTTTCCGGCGATGATGCGCATTACTTACGGGTCCGGCTCTTGTGGATCTTGACGGTGCGCGGCTTGGACGGCGCGGCGCGCGCCTTGCCGGCGGTGCGCGGGGTAGATTTTGCGGGCGCGCGCTCGACCTTTTCGGGGCGCTCGGTCCGCTCGGGGCGCGCAGGCTTCGCGCGGACGTTGCGCCCGAGTTCTGGATTGAACACCTTGGGGCGCTGGCCTGGCGCGATCGCGCGCGGCGCAACCGGCTCGGTGCCGGCCTTTGGTTTGGCGTCGTAGAACCGCTTCACTTTGGTCGCCTTGGTCAGCACGACCGGATCGCGGCCCGGCTGCGGCACGCGTGGCTCGGCGAAGGCGGCCTTGTCGGTGCGATTGGCCGAAGCCTTGGTGATGCGCCGCGCCGGCGCTGGCTTGGGCTGAGGGGCTTTCGGCGCGGAGGGGATTTCGCGCAGGCCGCGCGGTGCGGGCCGTGCTTTCTCGACCAGCTTGGGCACTTCGCCGCCGCCCTTGCGGGTCGGGTCCTTGCGGAAGGCGACGACGTCGTGCTGCTTGATCTCGCCGATTTCGCCGACCGGCAAATCGCCGAGCACGAACGGGCCGTAGCGGGTGCGGATCAGGCGCGAGACCTTGAGGCCGAGATATTCGAGCACGCGGCGGACTTCGCGATTCTTGCCCTCGGTCAGGATCATTTCGATCCATACGTTTGCGCCGGTGCGGCGTTCGAGATTGGCGTCGATCGAGCCGTAGCGCACACCTTCGATCTCGACGCCGTGGATGAGTTCTTCGAGCTGTTCCTGCGTGATCGGACCGTACGCGCGGGCACGGTAGGCGCGCTCTACGCCGGTGGCGGGCAATTCGAGCTGGCGCTTCAATTCGCCATCGGTGGTGAGCAGCAGCAGCCCCTCGGTATTGAGATCGAGTCGCCCGACCGGCACGAGGCGCGGGAGGTCCTGCGGCAGCCGGTCATAGATCGTCGGGCGACCGGCCGGATCACGCTCGGTGACGAGCAGGCCGGGGGGCTTATGATAGAGGAACAGCCGCGCCGCCTCGGGCGCTGCGACGGGCACGCCATCGACGGTGATGCCGTTCAGCGACTTCAGGATCGTCGCGGGCGTATCGAGCACGACGCCGTCGAGCGCGATCCGCCCTTCAGCGATCATCCGCTCGATCTCGCGGCGGGAGGCGACTCCGGCGCGGGCGAGCAATTTGGCAATGCGCTGCTCATCCTTGGGGCGGACGGGCGCCTTTGGAGCTGCATTCGGTGCGGGTTTGGGGGTAAAAGCTTTTGACACTTGCGCCTGATAGCGAATTTGTATCCTTTCGTACGCACAAAATAATCTTGGGCCCGATCTCGTAGCCGCGCGTTAAGGCACGGGTGCGTAACGAGGGCGATACGCGCTGCCATTTCGGCACGACATAACAGGCGGGGCTCCGGACCAATGTTGTTCGGTAAAAAGAAGCGGCGGATCGTACGCGTGTTGCTGGTCGAGGACGAACCGCTCGTCGCGTTCGACACCGAACATTTCCTGCGCGAGGCAGATTATGAGGTCGTGGCGACGGTCGACCGCGTCGCCGATGCGCTTGCCGTGATCGAGGGGGGCGATGACATCGATCTGGTGCTGGTCGACATCAGCCTGGCCGATGGCAGCGGGATCGATGTAGCGCGCGCGGCGCACGCGGCGAGCGTGCCGGTGCTGTTCGTGACCGGAGAATGTCCCGAGGGCGGGCGTGAGGTTGCCGCCGGGTGCCTGTCCAAACCCTATGCGCAGCGGGATTTGCTGGCGGCGATTGCCGCGATCGAGTCGGTGCTGGGTGGAAAGGTGCCGAAGCGGTTGCCGGGCGGGTTCAGCTTGTTCGTGGACGTGGAATGATCGGCAAGCCCCTCCGCTGAAGGGGAGGGGGGCAGCTAAAGCATCGCCTCCACCGCATCGTGAAAGTGGCGGATGCCGGTTTCCAGCGTGCCGAGCGTCACCCGGTCGATCGCCCCCGATGCGAGCCCTTCCTGACCGAGCGCCGCGGCGCGGAAATCCTCGGCCGCGAACACGCCGCCGTCGAGCAGATTCCAGCTCTTTTCCCAATGCGCCAGCGCCTTTTCGGATCCCGGCGCCGCCGGGATCAGCATGAAATCCTCGACCAGCACGTGGCCTTCGGACTGCGGCATCAGGACCATGAGGTTCATATAATCCGGGCTGACGATCAGCACGGTGCCGGGGAAGAGTTGATAGGTGTAGGTGATCGCCGATCGGAGCGTCGGCCAGTCGTCCGCCGCGCACGCCGCGAGCGCCGCCTCGCGCCCGACCGCCGAGCGTTGATGCGGGCCGATCCGGTCGGCGACCGAAATGCCGTCCTTGAAGAACGGGCCGATCGTCGCGCTGTGCAGCCGCTGGACGTGGTAGCTCTCCAGGAAGGCGTCCATGATCAGCTTCCAATTCGCCGCGACAGCGTGCGTGC
Above is a genomic segment from Sphingomonas sp. HMP6 containing:
- a CDS encoding glycosyltransferase, yielding MSAPTLRVLTFLYSFAPGGVERVAARLHAAFVRHGVESRVVLANARIAPPFPLPAMTQVAPEPRGSTISRLLALVRGLPTIVARDRIDLLFCAGNTYTAPAVLLRLTMGRACPPILAKISNDLVRPDMPWLVRLFYRRWLRIQGRYIDHFVGMAPAMRGEIATLIGVPDDRISVIEDPALSDADLARLARVRDAAQRDHAGRHFLAIGRLAPQKNFPLLLDAFARIVQPGDTLHILGEGPERAALEAQAARLGIVDSVALPGHTDPLDVWLGQADAFVLSSDFEGVPAVVIEALAAGLPIVATDCCVSMADLLGHGTLGSLVPVGDAAALSAAMDTVASTEPAEIVAARRAAAARFTIEHATGRYIELMQRLVDQRYGARV
- a CDS encoding pseudouridine synthase, giving the protein MSKAFTPKPAPNAAPKAPVRPKDEQRIAKLLARAGVASRREIERMIAEGRIALDGVVLDTPATILKSLNGITVDGVPVAAPEAARLFLYHKPPGLLVTERDPAGRPTIYDRLPQDLPRLVPVGRLDLNTEGLLLLTTDGELKRQLELPATGVERAYRARAYGPITQEQLEELIHGVEIEGVRYGSIDANLERRTGANVWIEMILTEGKNREVRRVLEYLGLKVSRLIRTRYGPFVLGDLPVGEIGEIKQHDVVAFRKDPTRKGGGEVPKLVEKARPAPRGLREIPSAPKAPQPKPAPARRITKASANRTDKAAFAEPRVPQPGRDPVVLTKATKVKRFYDAKPKAGTEPVAPRAIAPGQRPKVFNPELGRNVRAKPARPERTERPEKVERAPAKSTPRTAGKARAAPSKPRTVKIHKSRTRK
- the rsmD gene encoding 16S rRNA (guanine(966)-N(2))-methyltransferase RsmD codes for the protein MRIIAGKWRGRPLVAPKGDATRPTADRVREALFSMLASRIGSFEDLAVADLFAGSGALGLEALSRGAKSCIFVEQDKPALDALRTNITKLGGAKEIGADVRAQSVLALGHAAHPLDLIVMDPPYASGAGAVALDKLARLGWIGDATWVSIETAKPELVEVAGFVEDVSRVHGKARITLLRRG
- a CDS encoding response regulator, whose amino-acid sequence is MLFGKKKRRIVRVLLVEDEPLVAFDTEHFLREADYEVVATVDRVADALAVIEGGDDIDLVLVDISLADGSGIDVARAAHAASVPVLFVTGECPEGGREVAAGCLSKPYAQRDLLAAIAAIESVLGGKVPKRLPGGFSLFVDVE
- a CDS encoding inorganic phosphate transporter, with protein sequence MATTFSALPEAVERPSGGPRLDQRIHPASRWIFLTILVAGLGFAGYSIFTDTAQVGEGLALGTFAFLGLALLIALGFEFVNGFHDTANAVATVIYTNSMSAPVAVVWSGFFNFLGVMLSSGAVAYSIITLLPVDLILHVGSNAGFAMIFALLLAAVIWNLGTWFVGLPNSSSHALIGSILGVGFANQLLSSGAGGTSGVDWSQATKILTGLWMAPLIGFGASFLLLHLMKRIARDPKLYSAPDANAPPPTGIRALLVFTCTAVSFAHGGNDGQKGMGLIMLILIGCAPTAYALNRTMPESATPAFVSSVNAAGAAFAAHAAPTIGPVDLAASRAVLTSALQTHHADTPQVYGAVDTLSRDVAQRIGGYGSLDKVPAAATPNLRNDMYLLLDSARLATKDKEKAAKTFSEGELASIKAYQTNLEKGTRYIPIWVKITVALALGLGTMVGWRRIVVTVGEKIGKAHMTYGMGASAELVAAATILGAEFGGLPVSTTHILSSGVAGASVASGAGLQPRTIWSMALAWVLTLPAAMALAGGLYWLFLTLSGSVGGS